In Glandiceps talaboti chromosome 4, keGlaTala1.1, whole genome shotgun sequence, a single window of DNA contains:
- the LOC144434549 gene encoding membrane-bound glycerophospholipid O-acyltransferase 2-like, with protein sequence MLGLSKIVTGLSSLTGLPGHRATFVLLQIGALPLALAFRTFLHPSRVTSKCRHVAVTLIGLYMAISLYSWSMVHLLILSTVVYIMIMTLQPNVFHYCVFIFSMSYLSLVNLTYQFIDGKTRDLTVTGPMMIMVQKVSSLAFSLHDGFMKDDNSWNSRRKKLACGKMPTVLEYFSYMFYFQGLAVGPFCFYKPYIEFIEGKHILYKPAANGCKGEEKGKSFDSSLTKAVVTKILLGIFMAFLYLTLEHHFPVHSNIDDTIVESSLTYRGLYLWLTVIVVQTKYFYVWVWADAICNASGLGFNGYDDRGEPKWDLVTNVNMFTFMCAMNGKNVLANWNILTTLWLRYVCYDRIPIYRMVMTFLLSCVWHGFYPGYFWTFLSGPCVLEAGKKVRNTIRPYFLTSSSLKFVYDVITWLGTHLSLAYFSIPFTLLRNETIINFYSSFYFSGHIIVLSFILLLPRRKSTVNKVTTNQDIYIDGNVKGTLSRDN encoded by the exons ATGTTGGGACTGTCCAAAATAGTTACCGGTCTTTCATCATTAACTGGTCTACCTGGTCACAGg GCGACCTTCGTACTGTTACAGATAGGTGCCTTACCTTTAGCCCTGGCTTTCCGGACCTTTTTACATCCAAGCCGCGTTACTTCGAAATGTAGGCATGTTGCAGTTACACTGATTGGTTTATATATGGCCATCAGTCTGTATTCATG GTCAATGGTACATTTATTGATACTATCCACAGTGGTGTACATCATGATAATGACTTTACAACCCAACGTGTTCCACTACTGTGTCTTCATATTCTCAATGTCGTATCTATCATTGGTTAATTTGACATATCAGTTTATAGACGGCAAAACCCGAGACTTAACCGTGACCGG TCCAATGATGATAATGGTACAAAAAGTTTCAAGTCTGGCATTTAGTCTGCACGATG GTTTTATGAAAGATGATAACTCCTGGAACAGTAGACGAAAGAAGTTAGCATGTGG CAAAATGCCAACAGTACTGGAATATTTTAGTTATATGTTTTACTTCCAAGGATTAGCCGTCGGACCTTTCTGTTTTTATAAGCCATACATCGAGTTCATTGAAGGGAAACACATACTGTACAAGCCCGCCGCCAACGGTTGCAAGGGTGAAGAGAAAGGCAAATCTTTTGATTCGTCGCTTACG AAAGCTGTGGTAACCAAGATATTGCTGGGTATATTTATGGCTTTTCTATATCTCACACTGGAGCACCACTTTCCAGTACACAGCAACATTG ATGACACGATTGTCGAGTCGTCTTTGACATACCGAGGTCTGTATCTATGGTTGACTGTGATAGTCGTGCAAACTAAATACTTCTATGTCTGGGTTTGGG CTGATGCCATTTGCAATGCCTCTGGTTTGGGTTTTAACGGTTATGATGACAGAGGTGAACCAAAGTGGGATTTAGTGACCAACGTcaacatgtttacatttatg TGTGCTATGAATGGAAAGAATGTTCTTGCCAACTGGAATATATTGACGACACTGTGGCTGCGGTATGTTTGTTATGACCGTATTCCTATATATAGAATGGTGATGACATTTTTACTGTCCTGTGTTTGGCATGGTTTTTATCCTGGCTATTTCTGGACATTTCTCAGTGGACCATGTGTGCTAGAGGCAGGCAAAAAG GTTCGGAACACTATACGGCCTTATTTCCTTACGTCTTCGTCACTCAAATTTgtgtatgacgtcatcaccTGGCTTGGTACTCATTTATCGTTAGCCTATTTCTCAATACCGTTCACGCTACTGAGGAATGAAACCATCATAAATTTCTATAG CTCCTTTTATTTCAGTGGGCATATCATTGTATTATCATTCATCTTACTACTGCCAAGGAGAAAGTCAACTGTCAACAAAGTAACAACCAACCAAGATATTTATATAGACGGGAATGTGAAGGGAACGCTATCAAGAGACAACTAG